A section of the Parasteatoda tepidariorum isolate YZ-2023 chromosome 6, CAS_Ptep_4.0, whole genome shotgun sequence genome encodes:
- the LOC122270415 gene encoding G1/S-specific cyclin-E1-like isoform X2: MITSPSSEFSSPSSSIATSSCENTPTTDTEASADETACSRRLSPSALKEFRGLAKLMHPFSNACKRSSPLPELDWAEQKEMWHSMVLKDSIYTRNSKVLKRHPDLEPRMRSILIDWLSEVCEVFRIHRETFHLAIDYVDRFLMAKSNLPRNYLQLLGATALFVASKMEEIYPAKLEQFAYVTDGACADTDILNQELILIMVSPTFFLFQMKMCNFLSAGDQNTIIIGDSG; the protein is encoded by the exons atcacATCTCCTTCATCTGAATTCTCATCACCTTCCTCCAGCATTGCGACTAGCAGTTGCGAAAACACACCCACAACTGACACAGAAGCTTCTGCAGATGAAACTGCATGCAGCAGAAGATTGTCTCCCTCTGCTCTGAAGGAATTCAGGGGCTTAGCTAAACTAATGCATCCTTTCTCAAATGCATGCAAGCGATCTTCACCTTTGCCAGAACTTGACTGGGCTGAACAGAAAGAAATGTGGCATTCTATGGTTTTGAAAGATTCTATTTATACAAGAAATAGCAAAGTCCTGAAAAGGCATCCAGATTTAGAACCTCGCATGCGGTCGATTTTAATTGACTGGTTGTCTGAG GTTTGTGAAGTTTTCAGAATTCACAGAGAAACATTTCACCTGGCTATTGATTATGTTGATAGGTTTTTAATGGCTAAATCAAATTTACCAAGAAATTATCTTCAGTTGCTGGGCGCAACGGCATTATTTGTAGCATCTAAAATGGAG GAGATTTATCCAGCTAAACTAGAGCAGTTTGCTTATGTTACCGATGGCGCATGTGCAGATACTGATATTCTAAATCAAGAGCTCATCTTGATTATGGTAAGTccgactttttttctttttcagatgaAAATGTGTAACTTTTTATCGGCCGGCGATcaaaatactataattattgGTGACtcgggatag